One region of Prosthecobacter fusiformis genomic DNA includes:
- a CDS encoding sugar kinase, whose amino-acid sequence MSRQPYYDVLSLGEVLLRLDPGEGRVRTSRQFTTWEGGGEYNVARGGRRCFGLRTGILTAFADNEIGRLIEDLILQGGVDTDLIKWVPYDGMGKRVRNPINFTERGFGVRGAKGSVDRGHSAASQLKPGDFDFDHLFGTLGCRWLHTGGIFAGLSESTAELTIQACEAAKRHGVTVSYDLNYRPSLWQERGGFPGAQALNRQLAPYIDVMFGVLSDEPPVASAVATDPDDIFAIEDSKLRPAIERLIGEYPNLKTVAATLRRVHTASVNDWGALCYHEGQFYRSRNYPRFDILDRIGAGDSFVAGLVAGMLLENDPQKAVDYGAAHGALAMTTPGDTSMATLVEVQKLAEGGDSKVQR is encoded by the coding sequence ATGTCCCGCCAACCGTACTACGATGTCCTCTCCCTCGGTGAAGTTTTGCTGCGTCTGGATCCTGGTGAGGGGAGGGTCCGCACCTCCCGCCAGTTCACCACCTGGGAGGGCGGTGGCGAATACAATGTCGCTCGCGGCGGACGGCGCTGCTTTGGCCTTCGCACTGGCATCCTGACCGCCTTTGCGGACAATGAAATCGGCCGCCTGATCGAGGACCTGATCCTGCAAGGCGGTGTCGATACCGACCTCATCAAATGGGTGCCGTATGACGGCATGGGCAAACGCGTGCGCAATCCGATCAACTTCACTGAGCGCGGTTTTGGCGTGCGCGGGGCCAAGGGCAGCGTGGACCGCGGCCACAGTGCGGCCTCACAACTGAAGCCGGGCGACTTCGATTTCGACCATCTTTTTGGCACCCTGGGCTGCCGCTGGCTGCACACGGGCGGCATCTTCGCCGGGCTGTCCGAATCCACGGCCGAGCTGACCATCCAGGCCTGCGAGGCCGCGAAGCGTCACGGCGTGACCGTCAGCTATGACCTCAACTACCGCCCCTCCCTCTGGCAGGAGCGCGGCGGTTTTCCCGGTGCGCAGGCGCTCAACCGCCAGCTCGCCCCTTACATTGATGTGATGTTCGGCGTGCTCAGTGATGAGCCGCCGGTGGCCAGCGCCGTCGCCACAGATCCAGATGACATCTTTGCCATCGAAGACTCCAAGCTGCGTCCGGCCATCGAGCGCCTGATCGGAGAATATCCGAACCTCAAAACCGTCGCCGCCACCCTGCGCCGAGTGCACACAGCCAGTGTCAATGACTGGGGTGCCCTCTGCTATCACGAAGGACAGTTCTACCGCAGCCGCAACTACCCGCGTTTCGATATCCTGGACCGCATCGGTGCCGGAGACAGCTTCGTCGCCGGTCTGGTGGCAGGGATGCTTTTGGAAAACGATCCGCAAAAGGCTGTGGACTACGGTGCCGCCCACGGTGCCCTGGCCATGACCACTCCCGGAGATACCAGCATGGCCACCCTGGTGGAAGTGCAGAAGCTGGCCGAGGGCGGCGACTCCAAAGTTCAGCGCTAG